From one Plasmodium malariae genome assembly, chromosome: 12 genomic stretch:
- the PmUG01_12023700 gene encoding 60S ribosomal protein L18, putative, translated as MGKGIDKTLKTSIHQYHIVGRAVPTEKDKNPCVYRMCIFAKNDTNAKSRFWYFMKKINKLKKSNGELLACEQVRERFPLKVKNYGVLLRYDSRTGTHNMYKEFRDTTKEGAISQLYAEMAGRHRARASSISIIRISEISPNLVRRPHIKQLLKKRLRFPALHLPTLKKEYRRKFAPKRPSTYRM; from the coding sequence ATACACCAATACCACATTGTAGGTAGAGCAGTACCGACGGAGAAAGACAAGAACCCATGTGTGTACCGAATGTgcatttttgcaaaaaatgaTACGAATGCAAAATCACGTTTTTGGTactttatgaaaaaaataaataaattaaaaaaatctaATGGGGAATTATTAGCTTGTGAACAAGTAAGAGAAAGATTTCCACTTaaggtaaaaaattatggtgTGTTATTAAGGTATGACAGTAGAACAGGTACACATAATATGTACAAAGAATTTAGGGATACAACAAAAGAAGGTGCTATATCACAATTATACGCAGAAATGGCAGGTAGACATAGAGCAAGAGCTTCAAGTATCAGTATTATAAGAATATCAGAAATAAGTCCTAATTTAGTTAGAAGACCCCATATTAAACagttgttaaaaaaaagactaCGCTTCCCAGCTTTACATTTACCAACGTTAAAAAAGGAGTACAGAAGAAAATTTGCACCTAAAAGGCCATCCACATACAGAATgtga